From one Planococcus citri chromosome 3, ihPlaCitr1.1, whole genome shotgun sequence genomic stretch:
- the LOC135838858 gene encoding vitellogenin receptor-like isoform X2: MRFLVIFCLYCVVYSESAKNLPTFYRPDEENKHVRGQNYEYSPMRQDLVACSVHNGQFLCKDKRKCIDLLHTCNDKCDCYDCSDESDMCWEYNDDLCRTCDYLCLPSPHGSLCLCNNYTSSEISVLCEQLQECDPYNHCDQKCVLYEGRERCSCRENYRGKPNTKGQKCISDVSYENLLLYSTNNEIKLFNFTANGAFVIRKDVECKGLAAAGDYFYYGTADKNTGYVHKTSMVTGETDLTIETYSPIIFSIDVDWITGNIYFSTDQSLGVCSKEEEFCAELKSLIVSDSCHLSVAPHSGFLFYSLGPIQHWYQHSRIMKASMDGSNERILYMRNLRRPIALTVDELSEKVYWMDSDLGEIQSIQFDGKNWRTLFVGSQVHIFTINKFEGNLFWSEESKNTIGLNFETNTNMKLIHDKNATSIKYLYAFNPVLQRNRISNPCKNSGCKGLCLLRPSSSKGLIDFTCMCDNMTSSSRKHWCNNPSAHVKWRFETDFEYEIRSPQSEGRFKWLKVISLVIIFSFLIVLAIFSIYFIFRRRVLHRYFDRVMNWNRNGDAEEQMPLTEYMDSEL; encoded by the exons ATGAGATTTTTAGTGATATTTTGTCTATATTGTGTCGTATATTCGGAGTCTGCGAAGAATCTTCCTAc ATTTTACCGACCTGACGAAGAAAACAAACATGTCAGGGGACAGAATTACGAATATTCACCGATGAGACAAG ATTTAGTCGCCTGTTCAGTCCACAATGGCCAATTCTTGTGCAAAGATAAGCGAAAATGCATCGATTTATTGCATACATGCAACGACAAATGCGATTGCTATGACTGTTCAGATGAAAGTGACATGTGTTGGGAATATA ATGATGATCTATGTCGAACGTGCGATTATTTGTGCCTTCCTTCTCCGCATGGCTCGTTATGCTTATGTAACAACTATACTAGTAGCGAAATCAGCGTATTATGTGAAC AACTCCAAGAATGTGATCCATATAATCATTGTGATCAAAAATGCGTCTTGTATGAAGGAAGAGAACGATGCTCGTGCAGAGAAAATTATCGAGGGAAGCCCAATACCAAGGGACAAAAATGCATAAGTGATG tatcttACGAAAATCTTCTTTTGTATTCTAccaataatgaaataaaactgTTCAATTTTACCGCCAATGGGGCATTTGTGATCCGGAAAGATGTCGAGTGTAAAGGTTTGGCCGCAGCTGGTGATTATTTCTATTATGGTACAGCTGATAAGAACACGGGTTATGTACATAAAACATCGATGGTTACTGGTGAGACGGATCTGACCATTGAGACAT ATTCACCGATAATATTTTCTATCGATGTTGATTGGATCACTGGTAACATATATTTCTCAACTGATCAGTCACTTGGTGTATGTTCCAAAGAAGAAGAATTTTGCGCCGAACTCAAATCTTTAATTGTGTCTGATTCTTGCCATCTCAGTGTAGCTCCACATTCAGG gtttttattttattcgttagGACCTATACAACATTGGTATCAACATTCTCGAATCATGAAAGCATCAATGGATGGATCCAATGAGAGAATTTTGTACATGAGAAATTTACGTCGTCCGATAGCGTTGACTGTTGATGAATTATCAGAGAAGGTTTACTGGATGGATTCTGATCTCGGTGAAATTCAATCTATACAGTTTGATGGCAAAAATTGGAGG aCGTTGTTTGTAGGTTCgcaggtacatattttcaccATAAATAAATTCGAAGGCAATTTATTTTGGTCAGAAGAAAGTAAAAACACCAttggattaaattttgaaaccaataCGAATATGAAACTTATCCATGACAAAAATGCAACTTCCATAAAATATTTATATGCTTTTAACCCTGTTTTACAACGCAATAGA ATCTCAAATCCTTGCAAGAATTCAGGCTGCAAAGGTCTATGCCTACTTCGACCATCTTCTTCAAAAGGATTAATCGATTTTACATGCATGTGTGATAACATGACATCTTCGAGCAGAAAACACTGGTGTAATAATCCGTCCGCTCACGTTAAATGGCGATTCGAAACAGATTTCGAGTATGAAATTCGATCACCACAATCAGAAGGAAGATTCAAATGGTTAAAAGTGATCTCATTAGTTATAATATTCAGTTTCCTGATCGTCTTGGCCATCTTttctatttatttcatttttcgaaggaGGGTTTTGCATAGGTATTTTGATAGGGTGATGAATTGGAACCGTAATGGAGATGCTGAGGAACAGATGCCTTTGACTGAGTATATGGATAGCGAATTATAG
- the LOC135838858 gene encoding vitellogenin receptor-like isoform X1 codes for MRFLVIFCLYCVVYSESAKNLPTFYRPDEENKHVRGQNYEYSPMRQGTDLKNVQLLNVLQNLVACSVHNGQFLCKDKRKCIDLLHTCNDKCDCYDCSDESDMCWEYNDDLCRTCDYLCLPSPHGSLCLCNNYTSSEISVLCEQLQECDPYNHCDQKCVLYEGRERCSCRENYRGKPNTKGQKCISDVSYENLLLYSTNNEIKLFNFTANGAFVIRKDVECKGLAAAGDYFYYGTADKNTGYVHKTSMVTGETDLTIETYSPIIFSIDVDWITGNIYFSTDQSLGVCSKEEEFCAELKSLIVSDSCHLSVAPHSGFLFYSLGPIQHWYQHSRIMKASMDGSNERILYMRNLRRPIALTVDELSEKVYWMDSDLGEIQSIQFDGKNWRTLFVGSQVHIFTINKFEGNLFWSEESKNTIGLNFETNTNMKLIHDKNATSIKYLYAFNPVLQRNRISNPCKNSGCKGLCLLRPSSSKGLIDFTCMCDNMTSSSRKHWCNNPSAHVKWRFETDFEYEIRSPQSEGRFKWLKVISLVIIFSFLIVLAIFSIYFIFRRRVLHRYFDRVMNWNRNGDAEEQMPLTEYMDSEL; via the exons ATGAGATTTTTAGTGATATTTTGTCTATATTGTGTCGTATATTCGGAGTCTGCGAAGAATCTTCCTAc ATTTTACCGACCTGACGAAGAAAACAAACATGTCAGGGGACAGAATTACGAATATTCACCGATGAGACAAG GTACAGacttaaaaaatgttcaacttctTAATGTGTTACAAA ATTTAGTCGCCTGTTCAGTCCACAATGGCCAATTCTTGTGCAAAGATAAGCGAAAATGCATCGATTTATTGCATACATGCAACGACAAATGCGATTGCTATGACTGTTCAGATGAAAGTGACATGTGTTGGGAATATA ATGATGATCTATGTCGAACGTGCGATTATTTGTGCCTTCCTTCTCCGCATGGCTCGTTATGCTTATGTAACAACTATACTAGTAGCGAAATCAGCGTATTATGTGAAC AACTCCAAGAATGTGATCCATATAATCATTGTGATCAAAAATGCGTCTTGTATGAAGGAAGAGAACGATGCTCGTGCAGAGAAAATTATCGAGGGAAGCCCAATACCAAGGGACAAAAATGCATAAGTGATG tatcttACGAAAATCTTCTTTTGTATTCTAccaataatgaaataaaactgTTCAATTTTACCGCCAATGGGGCATTTGTGATCCGGAAAGATGTCGAGTGTAAAGGTTTGGCCGCAGCTGGTGATTATTTCTATTATGGTACAGCTGATAAGAACACGGGTTATGTACATAAAACATCGATGGTTACTGGTGAGACGGATCTGACCATTGAGACAT ATTCACCGATAATATTTTCTATCGATGTTGATTGGATCACTGGTAACATATATTTCTCAACTGATCAGTCACTTGGTGTATGTTCCAAAGAAGAAGAATTTTGCGCCGAACTCAAATCTTTAATTGTGTCTGATTCTTGCCATCTCAGTGTAGCTCCACATTCAGG gtttttattttattcgttagGACCTATACAACATTGGTATCAACATTCTCGAATCATGAAAGCATCAATGGATGGATCCAATGAGAGAATTTTGTACATGAGAAATTTACGTCGTCCGATAGCGTTGACTGTTGATGAATTATCAGAGAAGGTTTACTGGATGGATTCTGATCTCGGTGAAATTCAATCTATACAGTTTGATGGCAAAAATTGGAGG aCGTTGTTTGTAGGTTCgcaggtacatattttcaccATAAATAAATTCGAAGGCAATTTATTTTGGTCAGAAGAAAGTAAAAACACCAttggattaaattttgaaaccaataCGAATATGAAACTTATCCATGACAAAAATGCAACTTCCATAAAATATTTATATGCTTTTAACCCTGTTTTACAACGCAATAGA ATCTCAAATCCTTGCAAGAATTCAGGCTGCAAAGGTCTATGCCTACTTCGACCATCTTCTTCAAAAGGATTAATCGATTTTACATGCATGTGTGATAACATGACATCTTCGAGCAGAAAACACTGGTGTAATAATCCGTCCGCTCACGTTAAATGGCGATTCGAAACAGATTTCGAGTATGAAATTCGATCACCACAATCAGAAGGAAGATTCAAATGGTTAAAAGTGATCTCATTAGTTATAATATTCAGTTTCCTGATCGTCTTGGCCATCTTttctatttatttcatttttcgaaggaGGGTTTTGCATAGGTATTTTGATAGGGTGATGAATTGGAACCGTAATGGAGATGCTGAGGAACAGATGCCTTTGACTGAGTATATGGATAGCGAATTATAG
- the LOC135838859 gene encoding vitellogenin receptor-like has protein sequence MRFLVIFCLFYVVYSKSAKNLPTFCLPGEENRHVGGQSYKYSPMRQDLVPCSVHNGQYLCKDKRKCIDLLDTCNDECNCDDCSDESDMCWEYNEALCRTCDHFCLPSPHGSLCLCHNYTRDPTDPSLLCEQLKECGEHNHCDQKCVLYEGIDRCSCRENYLGVPNTKGEKCISDVSYENLLLYSTNNEIKLFNFTANGAFVLRKDVECKGLAAAGDYFYYGTADKNTGYVHKTSMVTGETDLTIETYSPIIFSIDVDWITGNIYFSTDQSLGVCSKEEEFCAELKSLIVSDSCHLSVAPRTGFLFYSLGSVQHWYQHSRIMKASMDGSNERVLYGRNLRHPIALTVDELSEKVYWMDSDLGEIHTIQFNGKNWRSLFVGSQVHIFTINKFEGNLFWTEESKNYIGLNFETDTKLIHDKNATSVKYLYAFNPVLQSNRFSHISNPCKNSGCKGLCLLRPSSSKGLIDFTCMCDNMTSSSRKHWCNNPSAHVKWRFETDFEYEIRSPQSEGRFKWLKVISLVIIFSFLIVLAIFSIYFIFRRRVLYRYFDRVVNWNRNGDAEEQMPLTEYMDTEL, from the exons ATGAGATTTTTAGTGATATTTTGTCTATTTTATGTCGTATATTCGAAGTCTGCGAAGAATCTTCCAAc ATTTTGCCTACCTGGTGAAGAAAACAGACATGTCGGTGGACAGAGCTACAAATATTCACCGATGAGACAAG ATTTAGTCCCCTGTTCAGTCCACAATGGCCAATACTTGTGCAAAGATAAGCGAAAATGCATCGATTTATTGGATACATGCAACGATGAATGCAATTGCGACGACTGTTCGGATGAAAGTGACATGTGTTGGGAATATA ACGAAGCTCTATGTCGAACGTGCGATCATTTCTGCCTTCCTTCTCCGCATGGCTCGTTGTGTTTATGTCACAACTATACTCGCGACCCCACTGACCCCAGCTTATTATGTGAAC aACTCAAAGAATGTGGTGAACATAATCATTGTGATCAAAAATGCGTCTTGTATGAAGGAATAGACCGATGCTCGTGCAGAGAAAATTATCTAGGGGTGCCCAACACCAAGGGAGAAAAATGCATAAGCGATG TATCTTACGAAAATCTTCTTCTGTATTCTAccaataatgaaataaaactgTTCAATTTTACCGCCAATGGGGCATTTGTGCTCCGGAAAGATGTCGAGTGTAAAGGTTTGGCCGCAGCtggtgattatttttattatggtACAGCTGACAAGAACACGGGTTATGTACATAAAACATCGATGGTTACTGGTGAGACGGATCTGACCATTGAGACAT ATTCGCCAATAATATTTTCCATCGATGTTGATTGGATCACTGGTAACATATATTTCTCAACCGATCAGTCTCTTGGTGTATGTTCCAAAGAAGAAGAATTTTGCGCCGAACTCAAATCTTTAATTGTGTCTGATTCGTGCCATCTCAGTGTAGCTCCGCGTACAGG gtttttattttattcattaggATCTGTACAACACTGGTATCAACATTCTCGAATCATGAAAGCATCAATGGATGGATCTAATGAAAGAGTTTTATACGGGAGAAATCTACGTCATCCGATAGCGTTGACTGTTGATGAATTATCAGAGAAGGTTTACTGGATGGATTCTGATCTTGGCGAAATTCATACCATACAGTTTAATGGCAAAAATTGGAGG TCGTTGTTTGTAGGATCgcaggtacatattttcaccATAAATAAATTCGAAGGCAATTTGTTTTGGACAGAAGAAAGCAAAAACTACAttggattaaattttgaaaccgatACGAAACTCATCCATGACAAAAATGCAACTTCTGTAAAATATTTATATGCCTTTAACCCTGTTTTACAAAGCAATAGA ttttcacataTCTCAAATCCTTGCAAGAATTCAGGCTGCAAAGGTCTATGCCTACTTCGACCATCTTCTTCAAAAGGATTAATCGATTTTACATGCATGTGTGATAACATGACATCTTCGAGCAGAAAACACTGGTGTAATAATCCTTCAGCTCACGTTAAATGGCGATTTGAAACAGATTTCGAGTATGAAATTCGATCACCACAATCAGAAGGAAGATTCAAATGGTTAAAAGTGATCTCATTAGTTATAATATTCAGTTTCCTGATCGTCTTAGCCATCTTTtcgatttatttcatttttcgaaggaGGGTTTTGTATAGGTATTTTGATAGAGTGGTGAATTGGAACCGTAATGGAGATGCCGAGGAACAGATGCCTTTGACTGAGTATATGGATACTGAATTATAG
- the LOC135838857 gene encoding low-density lipoprotein receptor-related protein 1B-like, with protein sequence MKYYFVIILIVGGLDEIFSISPHPKNFLCSNGFYLRNDFICDGVNQCGDSSDEYSDCNRGTCRPGSFACNCNRNRCLNATSRCNNVPECGDGSDEMNCGKDVVTADCTITRGKFLCQDGLKCIDFNFTCDNDCNCYDCSDESTDCLKHNENFCNTCSQPCLPTPDGPQCACCSTEEHESSPICQEILPCDPNNKCDQKCVRFFNKERCLCDENYQTSRDEITFNSYCWSNVSHENVLLYSTTNQIKAFNLTTNITTVIEDKLNCLSLTAAHNYVYCAVRRNNTAYILKISQNSDELIEIVKSDSRTIYSIGVDWITGNIYFTTNLSLSVCTNDGKICMKMKSLSLGDSYHVGLAPRFGFMFWTISSRNEHEESKIFRSAMDGSGERVLVGEDLRYPTSLVVDELTERVYWLETDVQFSIKSVQFNGKNKKEWISGLWLPWNIFAFSVFEKMTFFSTRTSTIHSAEKFNNSGVHIVDKSAASVKYVFAYNPLLQRTKIPNPCQGSCSGLCLLRPLTPRGLNHTCFCNSVKSNSSTFWCNNPIDQPESDSDIEFILNYPVLYSILFAFLAGVAVYHVIRKCFSGRSGQMNVSSSNPDKSPW encoded by the exons ATGAAGTATTATTTTGTGATTATTCTGATTGTTGGTGGACTCGATGAG atcTTCAGCATTAGTCCACACCCAAAGAATTTTTTATGCAGTAATGGTTTCTATTTACGTAATGATTTCATTTGTGATGGTGTGAACCAATGTGGTGATTCCAGTGACGAATACAGCGACTGCAACCGG GGTACCTGTCGTCCTGGATCGTTTGCTTGTAATTGCAACAGAAATAGATGCTTGAATGCTACGAGTCGTTGCAACAATGTCCCAGAATGTGGCGATGGCTCAGATGAGATGAATTGTG GCAAAGATGTGGTAACGGCTGATTGTACGATCACCAGGGGTAAATTTCTCTGCCAAGATGGACTCAAATgtattgatttcaatttcacatGCGATAACGATTGTAACTGTTATGATTGTTCGGATGAAAGTACCGATTGCTTGAAACATA ATGAAAACTTCTGTAACACATGCTCCCAGCCTTGCCTACCCACTCCAGATGGTCCTCAATGTGCTTGTTGTTCAACAGAGGAACACGAAAGTAGTCCTATATGCCAAG AGATCTTACCCTGTGATCCGAATAACAAATGTGATCAAAAATGTGTTCGATTTTTCAACAAGGAACGATGCTTGTGcgatgaaaattatcaaacttcGAGAGATGAAATTACGTTCAATAGTTATTGTTGGAGTAATG TATCGCATGAAAATGTTCTTCTGTATTCTACTACGAATCAAATAAAAGCTTTCAACCTCACCACCAATATCACAACTGTGATCGAAGACAAATTAAATTGCTTATCGTTGACTGCTGCCCATAATTACGTGTATTGTGCAGTACGTCGAAATAATACCGCatatatcttgaaaatttcccaaaatagcGATGAATTGATCGAAATTGTGAaatcag atTCTCGTACTATTTATTCGATCGGAGTAGATTGGATTACAGGAAACATTTATTTTACCACCAATTTATCTCTTTCGGTTTGTACCAACGATGGTAAAATttgcatgaaaatgaaatctttaTCGTTGGGTGATTCCTATCATGTTGGTTTGGCTCCTAGATTTGG ATTCATGTTTTGGACGATAAGTTCACGCAACGAGCACGaagaatctaaaattttcagatctgCAATGGATGGTTCTGGTGAACGAGTTTTGGTAGGCGAAGATCTACGATATCCTACTTCTTTAGTAGTCGATGAATTGACTGAACGCGTTTATTGGCTGGAAACTGATGTTCAGTTTTCGATAAAATCTGTTCAATttaatggtaaaaataaaaag GAATGGATATCGGGGCTTTGGCTTCCGTGGAATATTTTTGCCTTcagcgtttttgaaaaaatgacgttCTTCAGCACCCGCACTAGTACGATTCATAGTgcggaaaaattcaataattccGGAGTCCATATTGTCGATAAAAGTGCAGCTTCTGTGAAATACGTATTCGCTTATAATCCTCTTCTACAACGTACCAAG ATCCCCAACCCCTGTCAAGGATCATGTTCTGGATTGTGTTTACTTCGTCCATTAACTCCTAGAGGCTTGAATCACACTTGCTTCTGCAATTCCGTGAAATCAAACAGTTCTACATTCTGGTGTAATAATCCCATCGACCAACCTGAATCCGATAGTGACATAGAATTCATATTGAACTATCCTGTGctgtattcaattttattcgcaTTTTTAGCAGGAGTTGCAGTTTATCATGTGATTCGAAAATGCTTTTCTGGCAGAAGTGGTCAAATGAATGTTAGTAGTAGTAATCCTGATAAGTCACCTTGGTGA
- the LOC135838867 gene encoding synaptosomal-associated protein 29-like has translation MSKVRRLSFHSKFSAVYEVNGDGGSGKISRCAQSELCEKTDTAATTYSSCSKDVQVIGERIAKHESQILESLKNSECMVEHSMETGAATAKELHHQREQLERTNCCLNEIDDDLRTSKRHIRSVSSFFGGMKNYVSGKASKVTYKFNRKSREIPSEVQRKDDDDDDDGIDKIEVSEDSGVECVSYRSRSFDEVDNFNDAVNCHLNKINNGLEALKGLAVGLGDELDSQNKLLDELNTKTEKAAMEMDRQAKIVDKLLK, from the exons atGAGTAAAGTGCGTCGGTTATCTTTTCACTCGAAATTTTCCGCTGTTTATGAAGTTAATGGCGATGGAGGTAGCGGTAAAATATCGAGGTGTGCCCAGAGTGAATTATGCGAAAAAACTGACACCGCTGCGACAACTTATTCTTCATGTAGTAAAGATGTCCAGGTGATCGGTGAAAGGATAGCAAAACATGAGAGTCAAATTTTGgagtctttgaaaaattctgaatgtATGGTTGAACATTCGATGGAAACTGGAGCTGCTACAGCTAAA GAATTGCATCATCAACGAGAGCAACTAGAAAGGACTAACTGTTGTTTGAATGAAATCGATGACGATTTACGTACCAGTAAAAGACATATCAGATCAGTATCG AGTTTTTTCGGTGGTATGAAGAACTATGTTTCTGGTAAGGCTAGCAAAGTGACTTATAAATTTAACCGAAAGTCTCGTGAAATTCCAAGTGAAGTTCAACGAaaagatgacgatgatgatgacgacggcattgataaaattgaag TATCGGAAGATTCTGGCGTTGAATGTGTCTCTTATCGCAGTAGAAGTTTCGACGAGGTGGATAATTTCAATGATGCTGTGAACTgtcatttgaataaaattaacaatGGTTTGGAAGCACTCAAAG GTCTAGCTGTTGGTTTGGGCGATGAATTGGATTCACAGAATAAATTATTAGATGAACTAAATACTAAGACGGAGAAAGCTGCGATGGAAATGGACAGACAGGCAAAAATCGttgataaattattaaaataa